A segment of the Elaeis guineensis isolate ETL-2024a chromosome 6, EG11, whole genome shotgun sequence genome:
GCCGAAACAGTTCATCATATGATGCAATGTAATGGAGCCAAACTTGGAGAAAACAAGGGAGATATCAAAACCGGTCATCATTTCAACAAATCATATGTGACCGGTCAATCCACCAAATGAAACGCATGCCGTGGATCCACCAGAAAAATGCATGCCGTAGCCCAAAAGTTCATGGTCCCAGGCCACTCAACAACTCAATCAACGGAGTTGGTACCAAACTTCAGTCCTTGATGCTTCCAAATAACAGGTGTGTCCATTGCTGGTCCCTATCACGGCTAATTGAAGACTAGTGTTGATGCTGTTCTATTAAGTGAAGTACATCCTCTGTGGACCACCAACGGTGGACAGTGGATCCGTAGAACGGGCCATTTGTCGAATCTTGTGTTCAGCTAAAGCCGTTTCAAACCTACCCATCTCTGCACACGCTACTTCCTCCTTGATCTCAGAATCTGGACCGTGAACACCGTGCCATGCTTTAGGCGTGGAGAAGGTGAAACAGAAGTGCGACAGCAATGACGTGCTAGCAAAGCAGGCATCCAGCAATTGGGATACAACCATCGAGTCGAGACCAAGGACGGGGTTTGGTCCCTATACTctagcttacctggccatcttATGGTCTGATGCAGCATCTGCCATACATGGCACATTAAGATGTATGTGAAGAGCTGTGCCATTAAATAGTCTGATCGATGATCATCGGATCTATTTCAGCCCTCAATCTTCGGTGGATGAAAGGTATTTGATATCCATTTCTTGCTTTCTTGGAGTTTCGAGCTCCATCGCCGATCATTCAATGTCAATTCCAAATATTTTGCGTCCATGCCAATTCCATGGATCATAGTATGACTCGAAGGCCTGGTAGTTTTATCTATTTTACGAATGCTGGGGAGTCATCAAGCATGGATGTTTCGCTGCATGAGAATTCTGTATCAGAATTGATTCTAGAAACCTCGACAGCCTTGCACAAATTCATTCAAATGCTACACGCTGATGAAAGGAAAGCTATTACAGTTTGAGCAGTACTCATTATGCATCAGATATCATGATCGATGCGTTATGCCCAATTTTTTATGCCTTTTAATTTAACTTGATTGGTCAAATGTAGCCCAACCATTCTTACTTTGGAGTTGGGTCACTAACTTGTAGTCCTGTACCCCAAATGATCTACTACTGCAGCATGCTAGACTACACTCATAATGTTTCTCGTCAATAATTGCCTCCATTTGCTTCTTGGCGACACTCTATCATGCGGTcttaagacaaaaaaaaaaaaaaaaagagtggagTGCAATAAACGTGGCACAGAAGAAAAAGTGCCAAAGGTGGGTTACAAAACAGCGACGGGTACCCAAGTTGGACCTTTGACGCAACGCCGCCTGCAACTTTATTTCTCCTCATTTTCGGCCCCCTTCATGGAGCGAGAGAAGGAACAACATGCTTGCGATGGATCAAGAATTCAAGATGTTCACATCTCGGTCAAaatttagaataaaattattaattatatctatatcaagatttatcgattattaggaaaaaaaatctcaatcaaaaTGATCCGATGATATAATTATCTAGATATGCCCTGAAATATGAGCTGATGCTATTACTGTCAAAATTCGACCCGACTTAGTATGCTTTATAATTGATGCGGTCAGTTGATTACGGATCAGAATTGATTGGTCTGGATTGAGCCTCAAGTAATATATTGAACTtgtaaagagaagaaaaagaagaaaaatagaggttGCCAAATTTTATCTGgtaaaaaatccttcgatgcttaactTAGGCCAGTTTTGAAATAACGATAGAGATTCAAGTtataaaaagaggaggaaaatgttAAAATAAGCTTATCTGGAGGTCCCTCGAATCCGATTTATTAGAATGAAGATTTATGTCAACTATCGAAAAGGATAGATGTACGTCTTAACTGCTCAACaattgtaattaaaatttttatctatatacctcctaaatattttaatttgtatgaatattctttcaaaattgatatatacatgtatatatgcaaaaaaaatcttTGTAACTATTCATATGTTTTGCACgtcatataacttaattgtatAGAACATGCATTTGAGTAAAGGAGTAACCGCCACTTGGTAGAAGAATTTTAACCGACTTTATGGTGCATTTAGCAGAGGCCATGTGGCGAACTTCCATTAGTCGCCAATTTGATCGGCAAGGATGAGATCTAAAGTATATCGAGTATCATACCAATATATTCAATGATTAAGGCTTGAGTTTCTCCATTCTTTTATTCCCAACATTTTCAAGACCAATATGTAAAACTAATACCAGTCTAGGGGGCGAAAACTAAACCCTACCGTCTAACAATGGTTAAAGCTATTTCTTATTGCCATCTTTTTTCCGAAAGCTAACTTAGCTATTTCTCATCGAACATCATTTTGAACCAGGTGAAAGTCCATGTTAGCTAGCCCAAGTAGCAAGGTGGGCTATGTGGAAGTTAATTAAAACCTAAATCATAGctcgagaaattttttgtgcaccaggaTGGTGTAGAAAATCGACATGGAGCACACCACTTTATATGATTAATCCATGTAGCCATAATTTCCAACGCACATTTAATGctgcagttctatttttttatttaaaaaatttacatgacgaaaatatttctgctttttgaaaaaaattgtgacatactgtggcatattatgactttctacacacaggatgtcataatatgatttagaaattatgacatcatgtaacatattatgacatcctgtgtcaaATTATGAGTTCTTacatgtaggatgtcataatataagggAGTATTTTTATCCAATTATTTTTCAACACGTATTTAATGCTGCAATttcactttttcatttgaaaattttgaatgacgaaaatatatctactctttgaaaaaagttatgacatcctatagtatattatgatatttttcatcaaaattacgATTTGCTAtatacaagatatcataatatggatagaagatgtcataattttttctatatcatCCATGATGCACAAAAAATTCCGCTTCATAGCTCATTGTAGCTTTTGTCATTTAATAGTCATCGTCATTTCCGTTAAGAATAACGGTACTAATCATGTGCAGTGCATTTGATATAATGTTGTGGAACCTGAAGGGGAACTCAGCTTCCACTTTGTGCTAGGCCTAAAGAGCGCCCTTCTTGGTTATATCCTATCGTTAAATCGAGGGGTGAGGCATGAACTTGGGTGTGAGGTCCATAAAAGCTACCCCATTGGAAAGGGTTGCGTCCGGGGCAAATCTAGCTTTTGAGTGAAGGGGTTAAGCTAACATCTTGTATTTGGTATTGTTAATCTGAGGCCCAATGACGCTTAGTCCAAAACTTAAAACTTTTTGGAACAAAATTGTAGCATTGCAAGACGAATAGTGCTGCAAACTATTTTGTGAGCAGATGTAGCAGATGTGGCAGTCGTTCTTGTGCCTTTttatgatatctttttttttttttggctcttttGATTGGATTCACATTAGATTTGTATAATTGCTACGGTAATTatggattatatatatatttttttttttgaggaaaatttgtgatgcattagGAAACATAGGCTACGAACAAAGTTACAAAAGTAAAAATTTAAGGAaacctactctctctctctctcacatgcacaaaaaaaaaaaaaaaaaaaaaaggcctttTTTAACCTTATCCTATTCCCTACTTATTTATCCAAATATCTAAATGTAAGCAGGATTCAAACCTAGGGATCAATAGGTACCAACCTCTATAGCTGTTCAATGACAAGAGGTTGGCAATTGATTAGATCTGATGTGGTTCAGTTTGGGTCAAATTGGATTCGAGTCAAAAATAACTTTCAACCAATACCAACCTATTTGTAATAGGATTGAAAAATGTAGACATATACGTAGTTCATTTATTTTATGCCAATCCAAACATATCCGCTAACTTAAATTTTCATTTGCATATAAACTGAAAAATAAAGCAAAGACGGTGTTCAAGAGATCACGAAAAATGAAATCAAGTTTAACTCGAAATATATCATCACTATCGGAATAAAATTAAGATTGAAATATATGGCAGTCATAAACTATCAAGAAATAAGTAATTAAAATGAAATCTTACATTCTAAAATCCTGTAGCCCACCGGTTCCTTTCACTTTCTATAAATCTTCTCTCTTTTTAAACAATGAActgaaccatatatatatatatattagataactATTAACTATGCTAAGTCTAGTGTAGCCTTGTTCAAGATCGCCCCTTGTGATTCATCAGGGCTAGGATTAAACCTAAATCCACTCATTTATAATCGATTTGAATCCAAGTCAACCCGGAAACGAACCTGCTACAAAAAAAGTCCAATCTGAATCCACTAACTGTGGATCATATTTTACCACCCCTATATGGCATCTTCAAGTTACATTTCCAACATCATCAAAGTAGttctgctaaaaaaaaaaaaaaaaaacttttatttcttcgGAAAAATGCTCACCCACCACGAAGTTTGAATAGATGGTGTCGTTTATAGGATACGTCAAATGCTTCGTCTCCTCGACTAGACTGGATCGCTCGCAGCTGGCATTCATATACCTCCACACTTTGGTCACGGATTTCATCGTCACTCTCCATTATTTTGGTCCGGTCGCTGGCCATCCCCGTGCATAACACGTCAACATTTAAGACCTCCAACCACCCCTAGTGCTCTGCCTTCCCCGGGGAAGAAAAACTAAGCATTGACTCGGCATTCACAATGGATGCCATTCAGAGTCCAACCAGATGATGTCCAAATTGATGGGATTTGTATTTATAGATTATGCTCTTTGGGTATCAATCACTTGTGCTGCATCTTATCTTCATCTATGTCAACTTACTGCTATCCTATTTTTCGTATGATTTTCAGATTTCTTCAATTGGCTATTCAACTGTTATTGATTAAATATCAGGGTGCCTGTAGATGTCCTAACTGATAGGATTTGcgtcttaatttatttttcttatatgAAATGGGATTTCAACTGGCAATTCACTTATCTCCCAAATGATGTTTGTCATGTCCTATTCATTGATGGGAGCTGGCCATTATTCTACATGTTCATCATGAACCATACAAATAGCCATTATTATTGTTATACTCCACATACAGTCCCAGTTACTATTTGGCATGTATTGCAAATGGGGTGTATCTGTTATAGCTTGTGTTACTTAAATGGGTTTTTGCCTTGATTATTATCTTCCAAATGATTTATCAATTGAAAGCTGATATTGATGGGAATAGgcatatattttacatatattatatatttgaCACTTTAGTTCATGTGTGGGAGTCAGATTCAGCTGTTGTTGCTGTGTATTAGTTTTCAATACAGACTACTTTATTCAGGATGGTATTCCTACTACAGTCTACAAATACTGGATTTTCTTGCAAAGTTAAGCAACTCGCTTTTTTATATGTACAAAAGACTGTTATCACTGAGATTTCGGTCCGATATGAGATTCTGCAAGACATTATCATAGATATTTAGGATTCTGCTGCTCAAATATTTAAACTAGTCTCAGGTTTATCTGTACAACAAATAGGATTCTATATCCTTGCTTTTGGTTTCagccaatgaaaaattctttatgcaccgcatGCGGTGATTGGCTCATGCATATAGGAccggcaaaaaaaatttttttccatgcaCTGTTAAGCCCCATGTGTAAGCCAATCACCACGTACAGCATGCGTGGTGCACAAAAACTTTTTCTTCAGCCAATATACTTCAGCCAAAGATCATTTCACACATTTACTGGTGGGCTTCACTGGGTTCTTTGCGGTGGATTTTTTGGTCTGTTAGTTTTCTTTTGTAGACTGTAGTTCCACTGTTGTGCTATGCTTACAACATGCATGTAAACATTTATTTATACATGCATTAATATAACATCTatcctttttttatcaaaaaaaagtctcaaaaaaacaaaagaatTTTTTGTTTTGAATggagaaaagattttaaaaaaagtcCTCCAGGCCACCGCACATGTATTAACTAacttaattattataaaaatattgaatcaaatttaaatcaactaattatatatatatatatatatatatatatatgtgtgtgtgtgtgtgtgtgtgtgtgtgtgtgtgtgtggtggttCGAGCAATTGAGCATCCTAAAGATGTAGTGCATTAGAGACTGAGATTTATGGGAAAATCTTATACTTCATACTCTCTCTTTTGCGTCATTTTTTTCCCCATTGACATAAACTGAGCTATGCAAATATTATGTGCTCATTCTTCtttaaatttcttttcttttaattattttcCCTGTTTGTCGCAATATGATGCTTgtgatttaattcaaaatatccaCGAATTTAAGGGTCGCCATAATGCAGAAACAATAAAAATGGCTCTAGCGAGACAATTTTAATGGACTTAAACGTCATATGCGAGGCTTCCAAGCTATAAAAGGAAGTCGATTGAAACATTGAAGacagataattttttctaaaattttcggAGCATGCTGGACACAACCACTGGATACAAGGATTATTAGTACATAACCAATGATATCCAATAAAATGGAAAGATAATGCTAACACGAATTCTGTGCTCCTTAAGCCGCTTTATTCATACGCCCTTGGACACCAACAAACACTATTATTTGTgtgaaaaaagataaaagatgcTCTCCTACATGACTCAGATGACAGAGTCTGTCTCAGAACTTACTCACAACACCTGGCAAATTAGAAGTACCAAGAACAGGGTTCATCACTCCACCCTATCTTCTGATCACATAGTCCACTAAAATTTATCCCCAAAAAACACAAACTTATTCCAAGGCAGTATGAAGAACAgacactttatatatatatatatatatatatatatatatatatatatatatatatatatatatatatatatgcctgTTTCACTATCCAGGTCGATTGTTCTGAATACTAGTGGTGGTTGTGGCGCAAGAAGAGGCTAACTCCATCTCAAGCATTGTTTACCGCAAATATATCAAGGAGAGCCAGAGCCTGAAAAACTAGAGTATGTCATCACAATGTCGCAACCAAGCTGATAAAATGTAGAGATAGCTAATAAAACTTTAGGCATATACCTCAGGTACACTGAGCTCCAGCCGAAACTTGGGGCCATCATAGTGATGAAGGATAGGGCGGAAGGCATCCTCCTCCAGTGGATCACAGACCTTCCTTGTCACTACTCTCACCTAATCAAAGAAGAGAACAATGAGAACAGCTTAAACAAGCAACTAAACACCTAAACCTCAGACAAGTCATTAAGAAATATCTTCGGTGGCGAAAAAATAAGGGGTAATTAATATCCTGGTTGTTGCAGGTCTCCatcaaagaaatagaaaaaataggATGGAATCCAGCGTTCAATGGATTTGGTTGGAGGgttttgcatgttgatgtaaacaAAGCAAACCACCCCAACTAGTGTTGGAAGATTGGCAAATAATTATGAGAGAAAGTGGAGTCATGCACCTACTCAGATAAAATAGTCAATATTTATGTGAACATAGAACACCAAAAGATGAAACAAACCGCATGCTCAAACCACTACGAATATACTATCACTTCCCCTCTCATTATTCAGAATAAAAAAGGGCGACAGGGAAGGGGGCCAGGTCAGATGGGTATAAGGTAAACTATCTTCCTAATCTAAAACTCACATCCATCCAAATCCATGAAAGGCCTCCAATAAAAGCATAAATGTATTGAATAAGTTTGATGCAATTCAATATTCTAGTTATGTCCGACAACATGTAGGTCACCAACAAGGAAGACAAAATACATCTACATGAATGTACCCAACAACTCATTCAGATACtattttcttgagaagaagaataaatGTCTCACTCTTtggctacacacacacacatatcttATCTCCTTAACCCTCTAACATTTTTTATCTCAatttcctgttttttttttttttttaagtgagaAGACCcaaatgagcaaaattcaagGCAATAAATCATATCACCATATTCATAACCTTTGTCTAGGAGGACAGACCCTTCTTTCCATGCTAGTTTTTTTCACTACCATTTGAAACCCTAATCTACTAAGTTGATAAGTTGGGTGCCATGGAACCAGAAAAATGGTTACTTGATGAATACAATGAAGCTACCCCCTAATTAGGAAACCTAAACTTTTCCTAATGCCCCCACTGAaatgatgttaaaaaaaaaaaacttaattgaGCTAATCTCCAAATTAACGATGCAAGACACTCATAGCCCAAGTTATGATCTAGACCGAGATCCGGACATATTCTCCAATCTCGACCACCAATCTGACTGGGATCTCACCAATCTAATTATCAGTTCAGTTGATCAGGTTTATAAAAGAGTGCAGCAACTAACAGAACACATCCTCAGAAAGATTAGAGTGGTCGTTAAAACTCCATGAACGACACACCCGTCAGCGAAAAATTAATTGAAGTCCTAAAAACTTACACTAACAGGATCAAATCTAGCCAAACCCAAAGCATGATGGAGTTAGGCAACAATTCCAAGAGCAAGTATGGTTTCATTTCTACGAAGGAACACACACCTGGGCCGGGAAGCGGGATTCCCCAGGGCATTTCTTGTCCCCCCAAGCCGTCGGATCGATGTTGGTTCCTCCAAAGCTAGCCGCCTGCAGACCAAATTCAAAGACCAATTTCTATAATAAaacagaatccaattcaatcGAGCATACAAAATTATATAATGGGATTAGATCGATGCAGCACCTCAAAAATCCCATGGAGCTGATGGGTGGAGTAATTGTAGAGGAAAAGAGGCAGCCCTGGTGTTATCGCTCGGACCGAGTCTCTGTACCTTGATGGCAGACCTGATACCAACCAAAGACCAAAAGAATTAGGCAAGACGATAAAAGATTTCTATCTGAATTAAATCCATATTGGAGGAAATCGTCAATCAAATATACTAATAAAAGAATACAATATATTCCAAAAATTGTGAAAACAAATCAATTTTCTTCTTACGAAAAAATTAATTCCAAAAATTtccaatttttttagataaaaataataaaagaatgaTGGTTAAGCAAATAAATGATCCATACCAAAGAGCTGCCTCCTGAGATTCTCCTCCATGGTGTCGTTGTTGCAGACGAAGATGTAACCGCCCACCGCTTCATTCCTCGGCAGCGACTCCGACGGCGGCAGCGTCTTGAATCGCTTATCCGCCGCTccgttgttattgttgttgttATTGCTGTTATTCCCGTTAttgttattcttcttcttcccactcCAACCGTTGCCATCATGACCATTATTCTTCTTCCCACTATTCCCACCATGTCCGTGATTCACGGACTTCCCAGTCCCCTTGCTAAAATAATTCTTGATCACCCCGTCGGCACCATTATTATTGTTGTAACCATTACTCACAAAATTCCCATTCTTCATTCCACCGTTATTCCCACCGCTATTGTTGTTGGAATTGGTATTGTTGATCCTTTGACTGCTGCTATTCCCGAACGCCAGCTTCTGATTCCCGAATCCCATCTTCCAGCCGAGATCGGACGGCCCGGTGGGATTCTCCAAGTTTCGGCGCTCGTCGGTCCTCTTCAAATACGAGTCGCTCCAGATGCTATCCCCGATTGAAAGGTTGGCTAAGTTGATCGTCTGGAGCCGGATTGATCACTGAACTGCCAGAACTCCTTGTTGTTGGCCTCCATCTTCTGTGACCGATTCAACTCAGCGTATGAGTCGCGATGAACTGAGGAATAGGAGGTGGAACGAGGTGTGGATAATTGGAGTGGGGAGATGAGAGAATAAGGGATTATAAATTTGGGAGTGGGGGGAATTTATCGGAAGGATAGATTGGGGGAGGAAGCGTGCGAAGGTGTCGAGCCGGGGGGTGAATACGCGTTTCCGGAAGTCAACACAGGGGCAGAGGATGGCGGCCTTGGGGATGAATTAGTTTGGGTGGTGGGTGGGTTAACAGGGATTTAGAGGGATTACTTCGCAGGGAAGATTCTGGTGGGAGGGGGTAACGAATAGGGACAGGCGGCGGGCCGCGTCGCTTGCgtcgcattttttttttttttttttttttgggatacgATATTCTAGAAGGTTGTTTGGTGGCCTAACAAAGGCTTGGTGGCTAAAACTAGTGTGACACGTGGTGATCTAACAGTCGTACTAATGATGGGGGGATGTGGGGTACCACACCTCCAATGAAGTGTGTTGATGGATGGCGAGGGAACGCGATCTGGGCCGTCTTTTGTGTGGGGTCGTTGATGGGACAAATAATTAATCCATTGAACCGGTTCATTCAAGTATGAAACAAActtatctaaaatagttttatcctAAATCCGCGGTGGAGTGATGCACCTAATAATTCTTGGTTCTTCGGCATGGCTCGGGGATGTGCGGGTAGGTGGGTCCCGGTTAACGTGTATCGAGTCGAAGTGGGCAACGTGAGTTGGTGGAGTCCAGTTTCGGGTGTCTATCAGGCGAGGCTATGAATCTGTGGCTCATGGCTTGTTGCACTAGGCCCAGGCCACTCCTATTGTTTgtgaattctttgtgcaccgcgggggACGTGGGATGCATGCATCGATGATTGATTCAcatatccaatcaaaatataatatataaaaaaatattatttttttgattttatatataaattaatcatcATGAATAATACACGTAATTCTATACCATCTAcgatgcataaaaaattttacattgtTTTAAGAACAGGATGAGACTATTCCCAAGGCCCTATCAACTTTGGACACATGCATCTCTATTTAGGCCAGGGCCCAGTTTTCTAgataagaagaaggtataagattctcaaatttatttatttatttatttaataaaaattctcaGATTTGTTTAGAGGGAGATCCTATAAAAGATGCCCAATGACTTTTTGATCCATCTTTAGCATCCATCGTTATGTTACAAGATTGCTATTAATTGAAGGTtcacatatctatatttatagaaAAGCTAATAGTGTAAACGATTAAGTGGCATCTTACACGGTGAATcactagatatatatatattttataaatttatttgatattttatttaattttttaatattttatttctgcTCCTCATGGATGTACTTGTGCTTAACTAATTTAAAATATCTGGtttaccaacaaaaaaaaaaaaaaagagctgacCTAACGAGACCATCATAAGGATGGGAAAGTCCAAATTACGAGTAGGACGAGACTTTTGAGCTTAGCATGGTGATCAGCCTCGCGCATGTACAACATTTATGACATGCACTATTGAATGAAATGATACCAAAACCAAGCACTACTTTTGAATCAATTCTTTCTCGCCAAACTAAGTTATCTTGACAGGATCTTTCAAAATTGAGAATTGGCCCCATTTATTATTCCTTGAGCAGTTATAATAATTGCCAGGCAAATAATTCTGATGGAAtcacataagaaatattttgaatcatattaGTGATGCTTGGAAAAAAGCACAGCATTTGTCTTTTGCGTGTAAGGTTGATGAAGCAAAAACCCATGTCCTTTGTCACTCCGATTCTGCCATATGCTTGGGCTAGTGTTATCAGTCTACTTGTGCCATGAGAAAGCCAAAATTTGTCCCGGGAGTTTAGGAACTGAATTAATTAACTTTTGAAAATTAGGAAAATTGATATTGAAacttcaagaaaaaaataaatataccaCAAAAGTGATCATGGTGTTACATTGCATGTTTAAATGTTGCATTGTCTTGTACTTGGTGTCCCCATGTATGTGACCTATTGGTCTTGGAATATTTAATTgagaaaaattaaataatcatgaaTTTTCTTTGGCTTTTATGTATGGATTTTTATCATGAGAACAATGCTTTCAACACCAAGAAAGAAGATGAACCTAGTTCACAAGATTTATGTGATATCAGAAAGATTAAGTAGCCCGCATGCATCATGATTTATGGATTTGACGGTGATATTATTATGATTTTTCTGATGGGGGTCAGTGCACTAGTGCTAATATGATCGCATTTGATGTTATTGTGATCTTTGGCTAGATAAGCTTCGCTTATTGCAAATTGCTCCTCTACTCCTAGATGCCAAATATGACTTTTTGAGACCTACAGCAGACGATCTCATTTAGAGGATATCGAAAATGTTTGCCAAGCGTGCACTACTCGGTCCTTTTTGCCTAAAGCCGTTGTCAATTTCACCAATAGAAGATTAGTTGGTTCATTGTAAGGGCTGAATCatcatatgtaaattaaatagcaTATTTTGGAATCCAGCTAGCTTTGACTGTCCATATGGtttgaaaaatgaaaagagaaagctCATACCAATCACTAAAATGGAGGATATTCGATGGAAATGTGGTTGTTTAACACATAAATCACATCATTAATATCAAGAACATGCAGACATGAGTAAGAGGAATATTCATGGCTGCACCAAGACAATCAAATAATCCAATTTTGCTGCTCAAAAGTCTGTCATCAACCTAATAATTATTTTGCCCAACAAAACCGCAGTGGCAAAACAACCGGCCGTGGATGGATGTATGTGTGCTTAGAATCTCAGATCGACAAGGACCCTGCAACAATATCTCGGATGAATGTTGGTGAACGTCTCTTGAACGGACCGTCCATCTGCCAGGGTGCAACCGATGTGGTGCCAAACTATGAAGTTGCGTCTAATGAGGTCTCATGTCCAGTTCTTAAGTATATATTGAAAGTAGCTAGATCCGCATAACCTATAGAATCCACAAATTGGAACATTGAGATGCCGAAGTGGTAAACAATAAGCTAGTTTTGGTTGCTGGAAATAAAGTGAAATAAGGGTTTATTCTATCTTATTTCTCCAAACGTATTATGAAATGATAGTGGGATCGTTGGGTTTTACAATTCAAGATGCATTAATTGCATTTATTCTCAATTTAAGCTTATTCTAGAGAAATGATGAGTAATAATTTCGTTTTATTCTAGTTTAAAGAATAACAATATATAATTTCGGTgagtttcataaatttttaatcaaaataaaattgaaataaagatgataattaaatatttaaaaaattaaaattttatttaaaaatattaagatcactGTCAAACACTATCTAAGAGAAGTATAATATTTATGTTCAGTTGTGGGTTGGC
Coding sequences within it:
- the LOC105047614 gene encoding LOW QUALITY PROTEIN: DCD domain-containing protein NRP-B (The sequence of the model RefSeq protein was modified relative to this genomic sequence to represent the inferred CDS: inserted 1 base in 1 codon), with the protein product MEANNKEFWQFSDQXRLQTINLANLSIGDSIWSDSYLKRTDERRNLENPTGPSDLGWKMGFGNQKLAFGNSSSQRINNTNSNNNSGGNNGGMKNGNFVSNGYNNNNGADGVIKNYFSKGTGKSVNHGHGGNSGKKNNGHDGNGWSGKKKNNNNGNNSNNNNNNNGAADKRFKTLPPSESLPRNEAVGGYIFVCNNDTMEENLRRQLFGLPSRYRDSVRAITPGLPLFLYNYSTHQLHGIFEAASFGGTNIDPTAWGDKKCPGESRFPAQVRVVTRKVCDPLEEDAFRPILHHYDGPKFRLELSVPEALALLDIFAVNNA